CCTGGTAAATTTGCATCCAGAGAGTTTCATCTTTTCGTGGACAAGAACGCTCAGAAAGGGGTCAGGTCAATTGATGTTCGTGCCCGAATTAATAATAACAGCCCATGGAGTGAGAAATCATTTGATATAAGAATAGGTACCGAAACATTCGACAGTAAAGGCACTGTCGAGCTTGCAGAGATTGTCTCATCCCCTGAAGTCTTTATGCCCGGGGACCGGGGCACTATTACAGCAACTCTTAAAAATACTGCAACAACCCCGATTGTTACTATCAGTGGAAAAGATTACGATACCAATGCGAGGATCCAGTCTGCAGTTTTAAGACCACTTTCTGACGAGGTAATCGTCCTTGATGCTCCTTACGGAGAAATGGGCCTTCTTGGTCCGGGTGACAGTATCAAACTGACATTTAACGTTATGGTCTCTGAGGACGCTAATGAGGGAACGCACAACCTCGAGCTTGCAATCGAAGGCAACTCTTTTGATTACAATAGCCGGAAGAACATTCCCCTTGAGGTTGACCCCTCAAATGTAAAGGTCATTCCTTCAAAGCCCCTCACGCTGGTAAATGGCGAAGCTACTGTAGAATTTGATGTGGCAAATACTCACCCAAACAGTTTTAACTCTGTTAGCATAAGGCCTGAAGCTGAAGGTGTAAAGTTTTACCCTGTCGAATATTTTATCGGACCAATGGACCCTGACGAGCTTTTCACAATAAAGTTTGATGCTGTGGCAGACTCATCTCTGGATAACAGATGGGAAACTTCTGAACCTATAAACCTCAGTCTCTCCGCAAGTTATAGCAATGGCATTAACAAGCATGAAAATCTGGTAAGTAATCTTTATATTCAGCAGACTAGGGAAAACCAGGGAAGTAACTCCGGTATGATTCTACTTGCCCTCGTGCTTGTCGCCCTTGCCACTGCAGGTGTGTTCTTATATCGAAAAAAACAGAGTAAAAATAAATAAGTAATCCGGAAGCATTCCGGTAACTAGCTGCTGATGCCTGCAGTTAAATTGTCACTTTTTAATCAGGCATCTTCCTCTGGATCTCCATCCTTAAAATAGAGGTTTTAATCCAGGCCCGTATTTAATGAAAGTTATATATTTTCAATTTTCATCTTCACTTAATAGTTCTGTTTTTTTCAATTTTTTTCCTTTTGTAGATGATTCCACTTTTTTGTTTCGTTCTCCTGAAGGGAAGTGTTCTCTGGTTTTGCCGGAATGGTGAAAGTAAATGTACTTCCTTTCCCTACTTCGGAGTTCACACTTATATCCCCTCCATGCAGGTCTACAAAGTTTCTGACAATAAATAACCCAAGTCCTGCTCCCCCATATCCTCGTGCTGCGGAAGAATCTGCCTGTGTGAAAGGCATGAATATTTTCTCGTAGCTATCTTCAGAAATCCCTATCCCGTTATCCGAGACTTTTACTTCGAGAACTCCTTCTTTTTTGCAGGCGCTGATTACAACCTTTCCTCTCGCTGGAGTGAACTTTATGGCGTTACTTACCAGGTTATACAGGATC
This window of the Methanosarcina mazei S-6 genome carries:
- a CDS encoding COG1361 S-layer family protein; translated protein: MERIKTPTASIIIFLLLVSSIIATPASASTAGANLKITIVETNPYPAKIGEYLDLTVQVENVGRDRAENVDLEIVPEYPFSLDSQENAVQNIGSLAPGKFASREFHLFVDKNAQKGVRSIDVRARINNNSPWSEKSFDIRIGTETFDSKGTVELAEIVSSPEVFMPGDRGTITATLKNTATTPIVTISGKDYDTNARIQSAVLRPLSDEVIVLDAPYGEMGLLGPGDSIKLTFNVMVSEDANEGTHNLELAIEGNSFDYNSRKNIPLEVDPSNVKVIPSKPLTLVNGEATVEFDVANTHPNSFNSVSIRPEAEGVKFYPVEYFIGPMDPDELFTIKFDAVADSSLDNRWETSEPINLSLSASYSNGINKHENLVSNLYIQQTRENQGSNSGMILLALVLVALATAGVFLYRKKQSKNK